The following coding sequences lie in one Treponema socranskii subsp. buccale genomic window:
- the cas1 gene encoding type II CRISPR-associated endonuclease Cas1, which translates to MVKRTLFFSHAVCLSVRHKQLVIFSKETQEETLVPIEDIGFVIVENALVTLTIPLINELTDNNCALIFCNEKHLPFSMTMPLDCNETQSQLFSAQINAKLPVKKKCWKQIVEFKIKNQGLVLKKYDLDFTRLVNFSKCVKSGDPTNMESQAAKFYWDNLFGKKWCRNRFGDFPNNYLNYGYAILRAATARALIGSGLLPTLGIHHHNKYNAYCLADDLMEPYRPFIDDAVIEYISTNPDEKELGLEFKKRILQVLTRDVKMENLTRPMMVALSMTSASLADALSNESEKLKLPNFV; encoded by the coding sequence ATGGTTAAACGAACACTGTTTTTCTCGCATGCTGTTTGTTTAAGCGTAAGGCACAAGCAGCTTGTCATTTTCAGTAAAGAAACTCAAGAAGAAACACTTGTTCCCATCGAAGACATAGGTTTTGTGATTGTGGAAAACGCACTCGTTACACTGACAATTCCTTTGATAAATGAGCTTACTGACAATAATTGCGCGCTTATTTTTTGCAATGAAAAGCACCTGCCCTTTTCAATGACTATGCCGCTTGATTGCAATGAGACCCAGTCGCAACTTTTTTCCGCCCAGATAAACGCGAAACTTCCTGTTAAAAAGAAATGCTGGAAGCAGATTGTGGAATTTAAGATAAAAAATCAGGGACTTGTTCTTAAAAAATACGATTTGGATTTTACAAGGCTTGTTAATTTTTCAAAATGTGTAAAAAGCGGCGACCCGACGAACATGGAAAGCCAGGCTGCAAAATTTTATTGGGACAATCTTTTTGGAAAGAAATGGTGCCGAAATCGTTTTGGAGATTTTCCAAACAATTATTTAAATTACGGATATGCAATTTTGAGAGCCGCAACGGCACGCGCGTTGATCGGTTCAGGCCTTCTTCCTACTTTGGGAATTCATCATCACAACAAATATAATGCATATTGCCTTGCGGATGATTTGATGGAGCCTTACAGACCTTTTATCGATGATGCAGTCATAGAATACATCTCGACAAATCCAGATGAGAAAGAACTTGGGCTGGAATTCAAAAAGAGGATTTTACAAGTCCTTACGCGCGACGTAAAAATGGAAAACTTGACAAGACCGATGATGGTCGCCCTTTCAATGACAAGCGCATCGCTCGCGGACGCCCTTTCAAACGAATCTGAAAAGTTGAAACTTCCGAATTTTGTATGA
- the cas2 gene encoding CRISPR-associated endonuclease Cas2 — protein sequence MWIFCMFDLPTNTKPQRKRASEFRKNLLEDGFEMMQFSVYKRCCGSRESCEVHENRIKKWLPREGTVSILKFTDKQFSEILTFIGESPQKKEKAPQQLQLF from the coding sequence ATGTGGATTTTCTGTATGTTTGATTTACCGACAAACACAAAGCCTCAACGCAAACGAGCGAGCGAATTCAGAAAAAACCTGTTGGAAGACGGTTTTGAAATGATGCAATTCAGCGTTTACAAAAGATGTTGCGGGAGTAGAGAATCGTGCGAAGTCCATGAAAATAGAATAAAAAAATGGCTCCCGAGAGAAGGAACTGTAAGCATTTTGAAATTTACTGACAAACAGTTCAGTGAAATTTTGACATTTATAGGCGAAAGCCCCCAAAAGAAAGAAAAAGCACCGCAACAACTCCAATTGTTTTAA
- the hemW gene encoding radical SAM family heme chaperone HemW, with amino-acid sequence MSFPLYVHIPFCTSKCSYCDFFSVPCAKKIDDEYIDAVLNEAVCTASLWDIDSWKTIYVGGGTPSLLSEKQIDRLFSGLLKMSRKAPLEVTMEANPSDVTESFLDAASASGVTRISCGIQSFSDTSLCRVRRRSRASDVYRALSLFEKKRPHALSVDMIARLPEETDASFASGLKTLLSYAPDHISLYSLTVEEGTPLCSEIESGKILHDIDASDALWISGCDFLCGAGYEQYEVSNFCRRGCECLHNLAYWNLESYAGIGAGATGTFYRKDVSARFTNTRDIGSYVRFWESKKIDAVRSRIFFSDDFRTVQVRAERERKFAELPFSVEYIDKKTEAFEFFMMGLRMTRGICRETYEARFGAFPEKAEALFTAWEGRGLALQRKKNGAHFYALTKEGLLFLNEFLEALL; translated from the coding sequence GTGTCTTTTCCGCTGTACGTGCACATTCCGTTTTGCACTTCGAAATGCTCCTACTGCGATTTTTTCAGCGTACCCTGCGCAAAAAAAATCGACGACGAATATATCGATGCCGTTTTGAACGAAGCGGTATGTACGGCGTCGCTTTGGGATATCGATTCGTGGAAGACGATCTATGTCGGAGGCGGGACGCCGAGTCTGCTTTCCGAAAAGCAAATCGACCGTCTCTTTTCGGGATTGTTAAAAATGTCCCGCAAGGCGCCGCTTGAAGTGACGATGGAAGCGAACCCGTCCGACGTAACGGAAAGCTTCCTCGATGCGGCGTCCGCTTCGGGCGTAACGCGTATTTCGTGCGGCATTCAATCGTTCAGCGACACTTCTCTTTGCCGCGTGCGGAGACGGAGCCGCGCGAGCGATGTGTACCGCGCACTTTCGCTTTTTGAAAAAAAACGGCCGCACGCGCTGTCGGTCGATATGATCGCCCGTCTTCCCGAAGAAACCGATGCATCGTTCGCTTCGGGTTTGAAAACGCTCCTCTCGTATGCGCCCGATCACATTTCACTTTATTCGCTCACCGTCGAAGAAGGTACGCCTCTTTGTTCGGAAATCGAAAGCGGGAAAATCCTGCACGACATCGATGCGTCGGATGCGCTTTGGATTTCGGGGTGCGACTTTTTGTGCGGCGCGGGATACGAACAGTATGAAGTGTCGAATTTTTGCCGCAGGGGATGTGAGTGCCTGCACAATCTCGCCTATTGGAATCTCGAAAGCTATGCCGGCATCGGCGCGGGCGCGACGGGAACTTTTTACCGAAAGGATGTGTCGGCGAGATTTACGAATACGCGCGATATCGGATCCTATGTGCGCTTTTGGGAAAGCAAAAAAATCGATGCGGTGCGCTCCCGCATCTTTTTTTCGGATGATTTCCGCACGGTACAAGTGCGTGCGGAGCGGGAACGTAAATTCGCTGAGCTCCCTTTTTCCGTCGAATATATAGATAAAAAAACGGAAGCTTTTGAATTTTTTATGATGGGACTTCGGATGACGCGCGGCATCTGCCGTGAAACGTACGAAGCGCGATTCGGCGCTTTTCCCGAAAAGGCTGAAGCGCTCTTTACAGCGTGGGAAGGGCGGGGCTTGGCTTTACAGCGGAAAAAAAACGGTGCGCACTTTTATGCGCTCACAAAAGAAGGGCTTTTGTTTCTCAATGAATTTTTGGAAGCGCTTTTGTAA
- the lepB gene encoding signal peptidase I, which produces MKQKLYDYSFDVKKQRRRTIVSVILFFLIVFAGVSLVRSFALFTVRSRSVSMQPDIPSDSCTVFTPIVKNLLRGDVVMLKSRRTSSPSAFVTAADAVVRFFTAQQYSLFGNDTASEQPEIRRVVALPGDTVYMKGYVVFVRPAGDSHFLTEFERAEKSYNVRIVSVPSDWDSAIGVSGSFEARTLGSGEYFVLGDNRTSALDSRLWGAVRIDDIKAKGLAVYFPFAKFRLL; this is translated from the coding sequence ATGAAGCAAAAGCTGTACGACTATTCTTTCGATGTAAAAAAGCAGCGCCGGCGCACGATTGTTTCGGTGATTCTTTTTTTTCTGATCGTCTTTGCGGGTGTTTCGCTCGTACGCAGTTTTGCGCTTTTTACCGTCCGCTCCCGCTCGGTTTCCATGCAGCCCGATATCCCTTCCGATTCGTGTACCGTATTTACGCCGATTGTGAAAAATCTTTTGCGCGGAGATGTCGTTATGCTTAAATCCCGCCGCACATCTTCTCCGTCCGCTTTCGTGACGGCTGCCGACGCGGTAGTGAGATTTTTTACCGCACAGCAGTATTCGCTTTTCGGTAACGATACGGCAAGCGAACAACCCGAAATCCGCCGCGTCGTCGCTTTGCCCGGCGACACCGTCTATATGAAAGGCTACGTCGTCTTTGTGCGGCCTGCGGGGGACAGCCATTTTCTTACCGAATTCGAACGAGCCGAAAAGTCCTATAACGTGCGCATCGTTTCCGTGCCATCCGATTGGGACAGCGCGATCGGCGTGAGCGGCAGCTTTGAAGCGCGCACGCTCGGAAGCGGCGAATACTTCGTGCTCGGCGACAACCGCACGAGCGCCCTCGATTCACGCCTGTGGGGTGCGGTGCGCATTGACGACATAAAAGCGAAAGGGCTCGCCGTGTATTTTCCGTTTGCGAAATTCCGTCTTTTGTAG
- the smpB gene encoding SsrA-binding protein SmpB has translation MADGKKIIAENRKARFNYFIEDSIECGIELRGSEVKSIKAGNLSFPDGFAEIKGGEVWVQNLHISEYSYSSAFTPSPDRPKRLLLHKDEIKRLVRKTEEKGYTLVPLEFYLKGGRVKVKLGVCKGKKQYDKRDTIRARDMDREAAREFRREING, from the coding sequence ATGGCTGACGGAAAAAAGATTATCGCGGAAAACAGAAAAGCCCGTTTCAATTATTTTATCGAAGACTCGATCGAATGCGGAATAGAACTGCGCGGTTCGGAAGTCAAATCGATAAAAGCGGGCAATCTTTCGTTTCCCGACGGCTTTGCGGAAATCAAAGGAGGCGAAGTGTGGGTACAAAATCTGCACATCTCCGAATATTCCTATTCGTCGGCATTTACCCCTTCTCCCGATCGGCCGAAGCGGCTTTTGCTGCACAAAGACGAGATAAAGCGGCTTGTGCGGAAAACCGAAGAAAAAGGCTATACACTCGTTCCGCTCGAATTTTATTTGAAAGGCGGCCGCGTCAAAGTAAAGCTCGGCGTCTGCAAAGGCAAAAAGCAGTACGATAAGCGCGATACGATCCGCGCTCGGGACATGGACCGGGAAGCCGCGCGAGAGTTCCGCAGGGAGATAAACGGCTGA
- a CDS encoding TP0183 family DNA metabolism protein: MKKAFRRAAAAFVVSLAAFGAQSQPSRSVDFFGVISSDADANMIQMTETLYLTQLGELPGISVTDRRQSGFAEAYKAQGAPDFSKAAAPLAFYALIGKKDPAGGKWDCTICVADMRTKDIHSYTQTYDSYYKILMESKASLRSIFESLLNNRSPKEADRTNDTNIPDNRSPALSTDSIAGTWGGEEYIDKIVILRGGRGFIIYKNGATMNISVSVTGKEVTVTQAGKSNASFFPELPREAALLAATDAPPLTWKLTVQNGSTLSGIKTTLVESKGGIVSGKVRIEWKRK; this comes from the coding sequence ATGAAAAAAGCCTTTCGCCGTGCGGCGGCGGCCTTCGTCGTATCGCTTGCCGCATTCGGAGCTCAAAGCCAACCTTCCCGCTCTGTCGATTTTTTCGGCGTCATATCTTCCGATGCCGACGCCAATATGATTCAAATGACGGAAACCCTCTACCTCACGCAGCTCGGCGAATTGCCGGGCATTTCGGTTACCGACAGACGGCAAAGCGGTTTTGCCGAAGCGTACAAAGCGCAGGGTGCCCCCGACTTTTCAAAAGCCGCTGCTCCCCTTGCGTTTTACGCGCTCATCGGCAAAAAAGATCCGGCCGGCGGAAAATGGGACTGCACGATCTGCGTCGCCGACATGCGGACGAAGGATATCCATTCGTACACCCAAACCTACGACTCATATTATAAAATCCTCATGGAATCGAAAGCCTCTCTGCGGTCGATATTCGAAAGCCTTTTGAATAATCGAAGTCCGAAAGAAGCCGATCGGACGAACGACACGAATATACCCGATAATCGGAGCCCTGCTCTCTCGACCGACTCGATCGCGGGAACGTGGGGCGGCGAAGAGTATATCGATAAAATCGTCATTCTTCGGGGCGGACGCGGTTTTATCATCTACAAAAACGGCGCAACGATGAATATTTCCGTTTCGGTTACGGGAAAAGAAGTAACCGTAACGCAGGCGGGAAAATCGAACGCATCGTTTTTTCCCGAACTGCCGCGCGAAGCCGCCCTCCTCGCAGCGACGGACGCACCGCCCCTCACGTGGAAACTCACCGTACAAAACGGTTCGACGCTGTCGGGCATAAAAACGACGCTCGTAGAATCGAAGGGCGGCATCGTCTCGGGCAAAGTACGGATCGAGTGGAAACGAAAGTGA
- a CDS encoding arsenate reductase family protein, with product MIFIYYPKCTTCLKAKKWLDDHHIDYIGRHIKEDNPSAVELKKWHGQSGLPLKKFFNTSGLLYKSLHLKEKLPGMTEEEMYRLLSSDGMLVKRPLVIAQNKILVGFKEKEWVDILCAARTGKERR from the coding sequence ATGATTTTTATTTATTATCCCAAATGCACTACGTGCCTCAAAGCGAAAAAATGGCTAGACGATCATCACATCGATTATATCGGGCGGCATATCAAAGAAGATAATCCGTCTGCAGTCGAGTTGAAAAAATGGCACGGACAAAGCGGTCTGCCGCTTAAAAAATTTTTTAATACGAGCGGTTTGCTGTATAAATCTTTGCATCTTAAAGAAAAGCTTCCCGGCATGACAGAAGAGGAAATGTATCGCCTTTTATCGTCGGACGGTATGCTTGTTAAACGGCCGCTCGTTATCGCTCAAAATAAAATACTCGTCGGATTTAAAGAAAAAGAATGGGTTGATATCCTGTGCGCTGCACGGACTGGAAAAGAGCGGCGCTGA
- a CDS encoding HNH endonuclease family protein yields the protein MKTTLRTDITIKDICEGFVYNELEGKGLFGLAGKLTIQPEYQRNYIYADGKKDVAVIESVIKGYPLGLIYFNKTSDGQFEVLDGQQRITSIGRFLCNKFAFKDVHGMEQYFRDLAADLQNTIRKTKLLIYECEGSETEIKEWFRTINIAGIPLNEQELLNAIYSGSFVTKAKEVFSNSRNACIQKWSAYISGSVNRQDFLHTALDWVSKGKISDYMARHRHDKNITEMETYFNSVIDWIDGVFIDVEKEMCGLEWGRLYETYVKKSYDPQKISQRLHELYADFYVKNKKGIYEYLLGGETDKKLLDVRIFDEPTKKSVYAKQTAAAEKKGVSNCPLCALENSGNKTKIWKLDEMDADHVSAWSKGGATNSANCQMLCKTHNRAKGNK from the coding sequence ATGAAAACAACATTGAGAACGGATATAACGATAAAAGATATTTGCGAAGGTTTCGTTTACAACGAACTCGAAGGGAAGGGGTTGTTCGGGCTTGCAGGAAAACTTACCATTCAGCCGGAATACCAACGCAACTATATTTATGCGGACGGGAAAAAAGATGTTGCCGTTATCGAGTCCGTAATAAAAGGTTATCCGCTCGGCTTGATTTATTTTAATAAAACTTCTGATGGACAGTTTGAAGTCCTTGACGGGCAGCAGCGGATTACCAGTATCGGTCGATTTCTTTGCAATAAGTTTGCGTTCAAAGACGTACATGGAATGGAGCAATACTTCAGGGATTTGGCCGCCGATCTGCAAAATACAATTCGTAAAACAAAGCTGCTTATTTACGAATGCGAAGGAAGCGAAACGGAAATAAAAGAATGGTTCAGAACGATCAATATTGCCGGCATTCCGTTAAACGAACAGGAACTTTTAAATGCCATTTATTCCGGTTCGTTTGTGACCAAAGCAAAAGAAGTATTCAGCAACAGCCGAAATGCATGTATTCAAAAATGGAGCGCATATATTTCCGGTTCCGTAAATCGGCAGGACTTTTTGCACACTGCGCTTGACTGGGTGAGCAAGGGCAAGATTTCCGATTATATGGCGCGTCATCGTCATGATAAAAATATTACGGAGATGGAAACATATTTTAACTCCGTGATCGATTGGATAGACGGCGTTTTTATCGATGTCGAAAAAGAAATGTGCGGACTTGAATGGGGACGGCTTTACGAGACGTATGTGAAAAAATCATATGATCCTCAGAAAATTTCTCAACGCTTACACGAATTATACGCCGACTTTTATGTAAAAAATAAAAAAGGTATTTACGAATATTTGTTGGGCGGCGAAACCGATAAAAAGCTGCTCGACGTGAGGATTTTTGACGAACCGACAAAAAAGTCGGTATATGCAAAACAAACCGCCGCCGCTGAGAAAAAAGGCGTTTCAAACTGTCCGCTCTGTGCGTTGGAAAACTCCGGTAATAAAACAAAAATTTGGAAATTGGACGAGATGGATGCCGACCATGTTTCCGCGTGGAGCAAGGGCGGCGCAACCAACAGCGCAAATTGCCAAATGCTCTGCAAGACGCATAATCGGGCGAAAGGAAACAAGTAG
- a CDS encoding adenine-specific methyltransferase EcoRI family protein has product MGVPISFLDKYCPEQFDILGATQRGCHDAVPDTKKYDDYWECKPNGERTGSSGGKTNENANLLQNDGKKNYFINSEGRIIQSAYQRIFIRHKQRTYQN; this is encoded by the coding sequence ATGGGCGTGCCGATCAGTTTTTTAGATAAGTATTGTCCGGAGCAATTTGATATCCTTGGAGCAACACAAAGAGGGTGTCACGATGCAGTTCCGGATACAAAAAAATATGACGATTATTGGGAATGCAAACCCAATGGCGAGAGAACGGGTTCATCCGGCGGAAAGACGAATGAAAATGCCAATTTGCTCCAAAATGACGGAAAAAAGAATTATTTCATCAATTCGGAAGGAAGAATTATTCAGTCTGCTTATCAAAGAATCTTTATCCGACACAAACAGCGAACATATCAAAATTAA
- a CDS encoding adenine-specific methyltransferase EcoRI family protein yields the protein MGVPISFLDKYCPEQFEILWTTDRGRDGYLDEFKKPHERYDAPVINGQGLYKRIFIKHKM from the coding sequence ATGGGAGTCCCCATCAGCTTCCTCGACAAATACTGCCCGGAACAGTTCGAAATCTTGTGGACAACAGACAGAGGTAGAGACGGATATTTGGACGAATTCAAAAAACCGCATGAAAGATACGATGCGCCGGTCATCAACGGACAAGGACTCTATAAGCGCATTTTCATCAAACACAAGATGTAA